One genomic segment of Helianthus annuus cultivar XRQ/B chromosome 14, HanXRQr2.0-SUNRISE, whole genome shotgun sequence includes these proteins:
- the LOC110907760 gene encoding putative F-box/LRR-repeat protein 23: protein MNDLQGTIAEVSAGKMCKNAVDRSQGQLVDITIGLLMMLIFIYMLLKDMHHKVMFYYDCFRFIYRPSQLRRLEIAYQSFYEKLTTVDLMKFPLLEELNLYKIEISKEEIETVGRYCPMLKTLKVNQRGWRMFIADEGTLTRYNEIAMAIGQNLLGIRHLELIGNKRTNVGLRVILDNCHHLETLDLRECFYIDLKGDLGKQCSKQIKYLKLPNDSLKDCPYIFYATFDGDDVLADYCADAYEVSTYE, encoded by the exons ATGAACGACTTACAGGGAACAATTGCAGAAGTCTCAGCGGGTAAAATGTGTAAGAATGCTGTGGATAGAAGCCAAGGCCAGTTAGTTGATATCACCATTGGTCTACTTATGATGCTGATCTTCATCTATATGTTGCTGAAAG ATATGCACCATAAAGTGATGTTTTATTACGATTGTTTCCGTTTTATTTACAGACCAAGTCAGCTCAGACGGCTTGAAATAGCATATCAATCGTTCTATGAAAAGTTGACTACAGTTGATTTGATGAAATTTCCATTGTTGGAGGAACTAAACCTTTACAAGATAGAAATCTCAAAAGAAGAGATTGAAACTGTTGGCCGTTATTGCCCAATGTTAAAAACACTCAAAGTGAATCAAAGAGGATGGAGAATGTTTATTGCTGATGAAGGGACTTTAACGAGATATAATGAGATAGCCATGGCTATTGGACAAAACTTGCTTGGGATAAGGCACCTTGAACTCATTGGAAACAAGAGGACCAATGTTGGGTTGCGTGTGATTCTGGATAACTGTCATCACCTTGAAACACTTGACTTGCGTGAATGCTTTTACATTGATCTTAAGGGAGATCTAGGGAAACAATGTTCTAAACAGATTAAATATCTTAAACTTCCCAATGATTCTCTTAAAGACTGCCCTTATATTTTTTATGCAACATTTGACGGCGACGATGTCTTAGCCGATTACTGCGCTGATGCCTATGAAGTTTCTACATATGAGTAA